TGCCTCATAATCTTTATTTAccttaaatatttagaaaatagcAACATTCTAACGATGATACTTGGTTCTAGACATTTTGGAAaggtaaaaacaaataaagtttaacCAATCCAAAATAATGTAGGTGCATTTAAgcataaacattaaatattattacatagtAGATTAAACAGTAAACTTTGTTTCAGTGGACACTACCGCACAGTACGACGCTGTTCGGGCGTATCTAAAAGAGTTAGACATCTCGAGTGCCGTGTGGGTTGGTCTTATACGCAGCAACCCTGATGGTGACTTCACTTGGACGTGAGTATTAAAAAAGTTGTAGTGCTGAAATTGAAGATTGATTGTTATAACCAAGGAATTactgatttatttaaaagaatggaTACATCTCTCgttaattataagaaaaaaggaACGTCAAGTTTGATTATTTGAAGCTGAATATTGACTTATGGAATCCTTGTTCCTTCTCGTAAGCTTTAAAAGTTTTCTGTTCCTCAGAGACTATCGCGGTTTAAGTGGCGATGGGTATTGGAGTGCAGCACCAGACGCCCGCTCTGCGCCATTATGTGCCGCTGCCGACCCCGCCGCTGACTACCGGTGGGAGGCACGTGCCTGCGGTGGACCCTCAGTTGCTTCATTCATCTGTGAACTACCAGGTCATTGAACATAATACAACAGTTTATATTTTCCATATTACAATAAGCACAGTTAATACCAAACCAAGTCTGGTTTAATAATGTAtggctatttaatatttttttttatgttcagtTCCGCAGTGGGCGCTTGGAAATGAAGGATGCATGGTACGAGCATTACCAGCACTAACTGTGTTATATTTACCTGAGAGTGCTGCAGTGCAATTGACTGCAGATTGTGGGTTAGCTGGAGTAAAGAGAGTTCAATGCACCGGAAACGTGGtatgatatattaaattatttcaaaagagAAAATCAAAGAACGAATTTAGAATGTTGTACatgtttttacataatttaaattttgcagaAACGGGAAGATCTTCTAAAAGAACTGTCTTGTACCGAAGAAGAGCAAACAACTGCTTCACCAATTATAACAACACCACTTATATCGTGGCAGACTGCAACAGATACAACATTTTCTGATCAGGACACAAGTAATGAAGTTAACACAGAAGAAAATATTACTACTGAACATGAAGATGATATCAACCAATCAACTTCTATTAAGCTACTATCTACCATTCAAAATTCTCTTCTTAGTACTACAGAACAATTAGTGATGACACAACCACCAATCATCAATAAACTCTATAAAGTCccgttagaaaaaaatatcaacttaGACATAGtacataataatttactttacgATAATCAAAAGCTACCCAACAACGATGACTTGTTTACAAATGCCCAAACTAAGAAgttagaagaagaaaaaaacttGCAACACCAAAAACTACACGTTGAACTTGCGCGTCTTGGAAatttagaaacaatatttagTCAACCCACAGATCATTTTGTGCCACCTTTGGTGATGGCTAAAGCAAAAATCAGTGATGATATGACTGCACTGTCAATAGAGGAAAAATTAGCTCAACAACTTTCAGAACATAATGGTATGCAAAGGGATtctgaaaatttaaaagatttgaCAAGTACTGAAATACCAACCAAAGACATAGCAGCTGAAAATTCAATGAATAATTCGTTGTTTTCAACTAAAACAAATGATAATCAATATATCGATTACTCGAAATATCTTGTGCCAAAGAAATACACGAAATATGatgaaatgaaaactaaaatgtcaaagaacataaaattagaaaaaaattcgAAATCTTCTGTCGATACAACTTCAAATAACCCAAACGCTGAAGAAATAGATACGACTACTGTAAAATCATA
This Pararge aegeria chromosome 3, ilParAegt1.1, whole genome shotgun sequence DNA region includes the following protein-coding sequences:
- the LOC120636964 gene encoding putative uncharacterized protein DDB_G0282129; the encoded protein is MAATWRDIQLQITSMSSKLMARATDVIRVSGPSAKEEKIAFPMNHIIQTDVDNVKGYRIYDPVKNKVTTSRDVIIQEKPKPQETVTVSLESTDSVGELVEESVVKLEPLNKSSSSESDYLDVDEELDLFRVDTTAQYDAVRAYLKELDISSAVWVGLIRSNPDGDFTWTDYRGLSGDGYWSAAPDARSAPLCAAADPAADYRWEARACGGPSVASFICELPVPQWALGNEGCMVRALPALTVLYLPESAAVQLTADCGLAGVKRVQCTGNVKREDLLKELSCTEEEQTTASPIITTPLISWQTATDTTFSDQDTSNEVNTEENITTEHEDDINQSTSIKLLSTIQNSLLSTTEQLVMTQPPIINKLYKVPLEKNINLDIVHNNLLYDNQKLPNNDDLFTNAQTKKLEEEKNLQHQKLHVELARLGNLETIFSQPTDHFVPPLVMAKAKISDDMTALSIEEKLAQQLSEHNGMQRDSENLKDLTSTEIPTKDIAAENSMNNSLFSTKTNDNQYIDYSKYLVPKKYTKYDEMKTKMSKNIKLEKNSKSSVDTTSNNPNAEEIDTTTVKSYAQNFHTSNIVRQIEEDTSLELTVIIKEPRLHDEDNFTQENNSQIIYGQNHHNLPANISPVESLVASPIEHKVVMNDEVIKIEIIKNNNKHPNIDVTVFEVTTKVPVSENKIKNNTNIDSEQSKIDTTLENNVSSSKDTTPDVSENDLITASIRSTVDNITLSDSSTQTTGATLITIVADVDTEADSNLTLNYKEKNNTEESIMLYNASISENNNEFNETDITDNMEKNMTDTTPDIDDFQSPLLSAANEPLHKPTRSRRPQSLQNRNNKFNPFRILG